The following proteins come from a genomic window of Microbacterium sp. JZ31:
- a CDS encoding flagellar biosynthetic protein FliR, producing MHIPIDFAWLEATMLAAVRVTVFLMIAPPFSHGAIPARIKAMLGIGLALAIGTSVAPGYQPLDTAPFLGALVLQLVCGALLGFLVMAVFSAVQAAGSLIDVFGGFQLAQAFDPQSMVNGAQFTRLFQLTAVVLLFASDGYQLIIAGLARSFTAVPVDGMFDIAGPAELMTDVVGQLLLASVQIAGPLVLVLFLADVGLGLVTRVAPALNAFALGFPLKIALTLVLAGVVFVTLPGIVGALARDALGLMQGVR from the coding sequence ATGCACATCCCGATCGACTTCGCCTGGCTCGAGGCCACCATGCTCGCGGCGGTGCGCGTCACGGTGTTCCTGATGATCGCGCCCCCGTTCTCGCACGGGGCGATCCCCGCACGCATCAAGGCGATGCTCGGGATCGGCCTGGCGCTCGCGATCGGCACCTCCGTCGCGCCGGGGTATCAGCCGCTCGACACCGCGCCGTTCCTGGGCGCGCTCGTGCTGCAGCTGGTGTGCGGCGCCCTGCTCGGGTTCCTGGTCATGGCGGTGTTCTCGGCCGTGCAAGCGGCCGGCAGTCTCATCGACGTGTTCGGCGGCTTCCAGCTCGCGCAGGCCTTCGACCCGCAGTCGATGGTCAACGGCGCCCAGTTCACCCGGCTCTTCCAGCTCACGGCCGTCGTGCTGCTGTTCGCCTCCGACGGCTACCAGCTGATCATCGCGGGCCTGGCGCGCAGCTTCACCGCCGTGCCGGTCGACGGCATGTTCGACATCGCGGGGCCCGCGGAGCTGATGACCGACGTCGTCGGCCAGCTGCTGCTGGCGTCGGTGCAGATCGCCGGTCCGCTCGTCCTCGTGCTGTTCCTTGCGGACGTGGGGCTCGGTCTCGTCACGCGCGTCGCGCCGGCGCTGAACGCCTTCGCCCTCGGCTTCCCCCTGAAGATCGCGCTGACGCTCGTGCTCGCCGGCGTCGTGTTCGTCACGCTGCCGGGGATCGTCGGCGCACTGGCGCGCGACGCGCTCGGCCTCATGCAGGGGGTGAGGTGA
- a CDS encoding flagellar FlbD family protein encodes MIVVTRLNRTRFAVNPDLIERIHASPDTTLIMVDGATFIVLETMDDVIDRIADFRARVLASAADARRSGDVAGVIA; translated from the coding sequence ATGATCGTCGTCACGCGCCTGAACCGCACTCGGTTCGCGGTGAATCCGGACCTCATCGAACGGATTCACGCTTCGCCCGACACCACGCTGATCATGGTGGACGGGGCCACCTTCATCGTCCTCGAGACCATGGACGACGTCATCGACCGGATCGCCGACTTCCGCGCCCGCGTGCTCGCGTCGGCTGCCGACGCACGTCGCTCCGGGGACGTCGCGGGGGTGATCGCCTGA
- the fliQ gene encoding flagellar biosynthesis protein FliQ, protein MTPEAVLDIGMQGLIVAAKLAAPLLITALVVGFAISLLQSITQVQEVTLSFVPKAVAVGVALLVCGNWMIAEIIAFTNDMFARIPVLLSGG, encoded by the coding sequence ATGACCCCCGAGGCGGTCCTCGACATCGGCATGCAGGGCCTGATCGTCGCCGCCAAGCTGGCCGCTCCCCTGCTGATCACGGCGCTCGTCGTGGGCTTCGCCATCTCGCTGCTGCAGTCGATCACGCAGGTGCAGGAGGTGACGCTGTCGTTCGTGCCGAAGGCCGTCGCGGTCGGCGTCGCCCTGCTGGTGTGCGGCAACTGGATGATCGCCGAGATCATCGCGTTCACGAACGACATGTTCGCCCGGATCCCCGTGCTGCTGTCGGGCGGATGA
- a CDS encoding flagellar motor switch protein FliM has protein sequence MVIEEHADVAVATRDAPVVEVYDFGRAATLAREHARTLELSFETFARQWATQLTDKIRVRAHVGLEQVSMLTYAEYADSLPPTTAIVVCAPAGSDSSGDASSIVQFPLSAALSWIVQLVGGRPVDITEERALTPIEQALIRYLMTDALENLSHALGGLLPRGLMVSGIQYSPAFAQLASAGDLVIVARFSMRFGERVVPASVMLPAAPVLERLSSATPAAPIDNAPALIRRQVEDTPLELALRLAPRAVRPTDVLGLSVGDVLRFPHAHDRPLELVSGDVPVATAAVGTSGARLACVITSISASGAAEADAADPIPEELR, from the coding sequence GTGGTGATCGAGGAGCACGCGGACGTCGCCGTGGCGACGCGGGACGCACCCGTCGTCGAGGTGTACGACTTCGGTCGCGCCGCGACGCTCGCCCGCGAGCACGCCCGGACGCTCGAGCTGTCCTTCGAGACGTTCGCGCGGCAGTGGGCGACGCAGCTGACCGACAAGATCCGCGTCCGCGCGCACGTCGGGCTCGAGCAGGTGTCGATGCTGACCTACGCCGAGTACGCCGACTCGCTGCCGCCGACCACCGCGATCGTGGTGTGCGCCCCCGCCGGGTCCGATTCGAGCGGCGACGCGAGCAGCATCGTGCAGTTCCCCCTGTCGGCGGCGCTGTCGTGGATCGTGCAACTCGTCGGCGGACGTCCCGTCGACATCACCGAGGAGCGCGCGCTCACGCCCATCGAGCAGGCGCTGATCCGGTACCTCATGACGGACGCGCTCGAGAACCTCTCGCACGCGCTGGGCGGTCTGCTGCCCCGCGGCCTGATGGTCTCGGGCATCCAGTACAGCCCGGCGTTCGCGCAGCTCGCCTCGGCCGGCGACCTCGTGATCGTCGCACGGTTCTCCATGCGCTTCGGGGAGCGCGTCGTGCCGGCGAGCGTCATGCTTCCCGCCGCGCCGGTGCTCGAGCGGCTCAGCAGCGCCACCCCGGCCGCCCCGATCGACAACGCTCCGGCCCTCATCCGCCGTCAGGTGGAGGACACGCCGCTGGAGCTCGCCCTTCGGCTGGCGCCGCGCGCCGTGCGCCCCACCGACGTCCTCGGGCTGTCGGTCGGCGACGTGCTGCGGTTCCCGCACGCGCACGACCGCCCGCTCGAGCTCGTGAGCGGCGACGTGCCGGTCGCGACGGCCGCGGTCGGCACGAGCGGCGCGCGCCTGGCCTGCGTCATCACGTCCATCAGCGCGTCCGGCGCCGCAGAAGCCGACGCCGCGGATCCCATCCCCGAGGAGCTCAGGTGA
- a CDS encoding flagellar biosynthesis protein FlhA — protein MRTVLKNLAVPVGVVGIILLLVVPVPPPLLDLLIILNIMFALVILLTTMFAKRPLDFSAFPSLLLVATLFRLGLNVASTRLILGEAHAGAVIEAFGTIAVGGSIIIGAVVFLILVVIQFVVVTKGAERVAEVGARFTLDAMPGKQMAIDADLNAGLITDAEARSRRAEVAAEADFYGAMDGASKFVKGDAIAGLVIIIINIIGGICIGMLNHGMAIDEALNTYAILTMGDGLVTQIPALLMAVSTGMIVTRSNAEHEMGTQAATQLAQSRGALTISGCAAIAMALIPGMPMLPFLAIGAALLLIAQRIKVGEQRREAEQLQAPPAPASDRPEELMEKMRVHALEIMLAPNLVDLVTGGPDDLLARVKALRRKIALELGFVVPPVRTRDNIELPPSTYAIRIAGVEAGRGVAPPGAVLALGGGLDGLPGPAVLDPVFGLEGKWIPQEMRHSAELSGATVIDRASVIVTHLSNVVQTGAARLLSREDVRQLTDGLKQVSPAAVEELTPALLSLAEIQRVLTGLLAERIPINDLARIYEALALRAKVSTDPEGLIEAARAALGPAVAARFAQDGALRVIMINPLLEQAMLEGQRQGEDGTHIVLDPARLEGVIQSLKQAVDDVDPVLGEPVLVCAPSLRPAVRRLVAAQTDGIPVLSYNEATAGGFAIETVGVVRDGEAARATPSLSA, from the coding sequence ATGAGAACAGTGCTGAAGAACCTCGCCGTCCCCGTCGGCGTGGTCGGCATCATCCTGCTGCTGGTGGTGCCCGTGCCGCCGCCGCTGCTGGACCTGCTGATCATCCTGAACATCATGTTCGCGCTGGTGATCCTGCTGACCACCATGTTCGCCAAGCGCCCGCTGGACTTCTCGGCGTTCCCGTCGCTGCTGCTCGTGGCGACGCTGTTCCGGCTGGGCCTCAACGTGGCCTCGACGCGCCTCATCCTCGGCGAGGCGCACGCCGGCGCGGTGATCGAGGCGTTCGGCACGATCGCGGTGGGCGGCTCGATCATCATCGGCGCGGTCGTCTTCCTGATCCTCGTCGTGATCCAGTTCGTCGTGGTCACCAAGGGCGCCGAGCGCGTGGCGGAGGTCGGCGCGCGGTTCACGCTGGACGCCATGCCCGGCAAGCAGATGGCGATCGACGCCGACCTCAACGCGGGCCTGATCACCGACGCCGAGGCGCGTTCGCGCCGGGCCGAGGTCGCGGCGGAGGCCGACTTCTACGGCGCGATGGACGGCGCGTCGAAGTTCGTCAAGGGCGACGCGATCGCGGGCCTGGTGATCATCATCATCAACATCATCGGCGGCATCTGCATCGGCATGCTCAACCACGGCATGGCGATCGACGAGGCGCTGAACACCTACGCGATCCTCACGATGGGCGACGGCCTCGTGACGCAGATCCCGGCGCTGCTGATGGCGGTCTCGACCGGCATGATCGTGACCCGCTCGAACGCCGAGCACGAGATGGGCACGCAGGCGGCGACGCAGCTCGCGCAGTCGCGCGGCGCGCTCACGATCTCCGGATGCGCCGCGATCGCGATGGCGCTCATCCCGGGCATGCCGATGCTGCCGTTCCTCGCGATCGGCGCGGCGCTGCTGCTCATCGCGCAGCGGATCAAGGTGGGCGAGCAGCGGCGCGAGGCCGAGCAGCTGCAGGCACCGCCCGCTCCCGCGTCGGATCGCCCCGAGGAGCTCATGGAGAAGATGCGCGTGCACGCGCTGGAGATCATGCTGGCGCCGAACCTCGTCGACCTCGTCACGGGCGGACCGGACGACCTGCTCGCGCGCGTCAAGGCGCTGCGCCGCAAGATCGCGCTGGAGCTCGGATTCGTCGTGCCGCCCGTCCGCACGCGCGACAACATCGAGCTGCCGCCGTCCACCTACGCGATCCGGATCGCGGGTGTGGAGGCCGGCCGCGGCGTCGCCCCGCCCGGCGCGGTGCTCGCGCTCGGAGGCGGCCTCGACGGGCTGCCCGGTCCCGCGGTGCTCGATCCGGTGTTCGGCCTGGAGGGCAAGTGGATCCCGCAGGAGATGCGCCACAGCGCCGAGCTGTCCGGCGCGACCGTGATCGACCGCGCCAGCGTGATCGTCACGCACCTGTCCAACGTCGTGCAGACCGGGGCCGCACGCCTGCTCAGCCGGGAGGACGTGCGCCAGCTGACCGACGGGCTCAAGCAGGTCAGCCCCGCCGCGGTCGAGGAGCTCACCCCCGCCCTGCTCTCGCTCGCCGAGATCCAGCGCGTGCTGACGGGCCTGCTCGCCGAGCGGATCCCGATCAACGACCTCGCCCGCATCTACGAGGCGCTCGCGCTGCGCGCCAAGGTCTCCACCGATCCGGAGGGGCTCATCGAGGCGGCCCGCGCGGCGCTCGGCCCGGCCGTCGCGGCGCGCTTCGCGCAGGACGGCGCGCTGCGGGTGATCATGATCAACCCGCTGCTCGAGCAGGCGATGCTCGAGGGCCAGCGGCAGGGCGAGGACGGCACCCACATCGTGCTCGACCCCGCGCGGCTCGAGGGCGTGATCCAGTCGTTGAAGCAGGCGGTGGACGACGTCGACCCGGTGCTGGGCGAGCCCGTCCTGGTGTGCGCGCCGTCGCTGCGCCCCGCCGTGCGGCGCCTGGTCGCCGCGCAGACCGACGGCATCCCCGTGCTGTCGTACAACGAGGCCACCGCCGGCGGTTTCGCCATCGAGACTGTCGGCGTCGTGCGGGACGGCGAGGCCGCGCGCGCGACCCCGTCGCTGTCCGCCTGA
- a CDS encoding EscU/YscU/HrcU family type III secretion system export apparatus switch protein yields MAESDSGERTEKATDRRLRDARRKGRLTRSQDLTAWVGIAAAGAMMSSAISTGASAGTEQLISITAIANDPDPLRAVAVLADGLESMGATLGPLLAAVMIATLLGAAAQGGIHLRPLTGRVEQFNLVTGLRRVFGTQALWEGVKALLKTLAIGGALWLVIASLMPTLAASGGQSVSHLLSEAAGATAAVLQVAVAVGVALAIADVFVVMRRNAKHTRMTKREVKDESKSNEGDPLIRSQRRARQLAMSRNRMIAAVGGADVVLVNPTHVAVALTYEPGRSAPKVVAKGAGVIADRIREKATEEGVPMVRDIPLARALHAACELGQEIPTDLYTAVARVLVFVDALRRRGSARGVHSMPERPAPAGRTS; encoded by the coding sequence GTGGCGGAGTCCGACAGCGGCGAGCGCACAGAGAAGGCCACCGACCGGCGCCTGCGCGATGCGCGTCGCAAGGGACGCCTCACCCGCAGCCAGGACCTCACCGCGTGGGTCGGCATCGCGGCCGCCGGAGCGATGATGTCGAGCGCGATCTCCACGGGGGCCTCCGCCGGCACCGAGCAGCTCATCTCGATCACCGCGATCGCGAACGACCCCGACCCCCTGCGCGCCGTCGCCGTGCTCGCGGACGGCCTGGAGTCGATGGGCGCCACGCTCGGCCCCCTCCTGGCCGCGGTGATGATCGCGACCCTGCTCGGCGCGGCCGCGCAGGGCGGCATCCACCTCCGCCCGCTCACCGGACGCGTCGAGCAGTTCAATCTCGTCACGGGCCTGCGCCGCGTGTTCGGGACGCAGGCGCTGTGGGAGGGCGTGAAGGCGCTGCTGAAGACCCTCGCCATCGGCGGTGCGCTCTGGCTTGTGATCGCGAGCCTGATGCCCACGCTCGCTGCCAGCGGCGGGCAGTCGGTCAGCCATCTGCTCTCCGAGGCGGCCGGCGCGACCGCCGCCGTGCTGCAGGTCGCCGTCGCGGTGGGCGTGGCCCTCGCCATCGCGGACGTGTTCGTCGTGATGCGCCGCAACGCCAAGCACACCCGCATGACCAAGCGCGAGGTCAAGGACGAGTCCAAGAGCAACGAGGGCGATCCGCTGATCCGCTCGCAGCGCCGCGCGCGACAGCTCGCGATGAGCCGCAACCGGATGATCGCCGCCGTCGGCGGCGCGGACGTCGTGCTCGTCAACCCCACGCACGTCGCGGTCGCGCTCACGTACGAGCCCGGCCGATCCGCGCCCAAGGTCGTCGCGAAGGGCGCCGGCGTCATCGCCGACCGCATCCGCGAGAAGGCGACCGAGGAGGGCGTGCCGATGGTGCGCGACATCCCCCTCGCCCGCGCCCTGCACGCCGCGTGCGAGCTGGGCCAGGAGATCCCGACCGACCTGTACACCGCCGTCGCCCGCGTGCTCGTGTTCGTCGACGCGCTCCGGCGCCGCGGCTCCGCCCGCGGTGTGCACTCCATGCCCGAACGACCCGCCCCCGCCGGGAGGACCTCATGA
- a CDS encoding flagellar biosynthetic protein FliO encodes MLGALWYLQRRLTRGGAARRRRDEGITVVSRQALGGKAQLVVVEVEGTRYVLGVSEQGVSVVDRVRSPHRIDAGAPRTERSDVVGGFERLLAAAAADAAPVDAPPRDGDVAPEPVAPLRRDRRAAAAPADPLHGSILSPGTWRQTARALRRVR; translated from the coding sequence GTGCTCGGCGCGCTCTGGTACCTGCAGCGCCGGCTGACGCGCGGCGGCGCCGCGCGACGCCGCCGGGACGAGGGCATCACCGTGGTGTCCCGGCAGGCCCTCGGCGGCAAGGCGCAGCTGGTCGTGGTGGAGGTCGAGGGCACCCGCTACGTGCTCGGCGTCAGCGAGCAGGGCGTCTCGGTGGTCGATCGCGTCCGTTCGCCGCATCGCATCGACGCGGGCGCGCCGCGCACCGAACGCAGCGACGTCGTGGGCGGCTTCGAGAGGCTGCTCGCGGCCGCCGCCGCCGACGCCGCTCCCGTCGACGCCCCTCCCCGCGACGGCGACGTCGCCCCGGAGCCCGTCGCTCCGCTGCGTCGCGACCGCCGTGCGGCGGCCGCGCCCGCCGATCCGCTCCACGGGTCGATCCTCTCCCCCGGCACCTGGCGGCAGACCGCCCGAGCGCTTCGCCGCGTGCGGTGA
- a CDS encoding alpha/beta fold hydrolase: MFYARFGPDRDDAPTVLLLHGGGVAGWMWESLRDHLRNQYRVLVVDLPGHGRSVDQPYLSHGETIRAIAALLRTEAKGRPATVVGFSLGAQLAILLASEHPALVGGVVVVSAQANAAPLTPATLALLRIAAPLARQRWFAKLQARELFIPPRLLEAYIDTSAAMTRESLLAAVAANMRFRIPSGWSAFTGRSVVMVGERERPLMRDSAAAIHAALPTSTLTVVDGCGHGIPLQRPEWFSRFVTDWLASASP; this comes from the coding sequence ATGTTCTATGCCCGCTTCGGCCCCGACCGCGACGATGCCCCGACCGTTCTCCTGCTGCACGGGGGCGGGGTAGCCGGGTGGATGTGGGAGTCGCTGCGCGACCACCTGCGCAACCAGTATCGGGTCCTCGTCGTGGATCTGCCGGGTCACGGTCGTTCGGTCGATCAGCCGTACCTGTCGCACGGCGAGACCATCCGAGCGATCGCCGCGCTGTTGCGCACCGAGGCGAAAGGGCGGCCCGCGACGGTCGTGGGGTTCTCGCTTGGCGCGCAGCTCGCCATCCTTCTCGCCTCCGAGCACCCCGCACTGGTCGGCGGCGTGGTCGTGGTCAGTGCGCAGGCGAATGCGGCACCCCTCACGCCGGCGACTCTCGCTCTGCTGCGCATCGCTGCGCCGCTGGCTCGTCAGAGGTGGTTCGCGAAGCTGCAGGCCCGGGAGCTCTTCATTCCGCCACGGCTGCTGGAGGCGTACATCGACACGAGTGCCGCCATGACGAGGGAGAGCCTGCTCGCCGCTGTGGCAGCCAACATGCGGTTCCGCATCCCCTCCGGATGGTCCGCGTTCACGGGTCGCAGCGTGGTCATGGTGGGAGAGCGGGAGCGCCCTCTGATGCGGGACTCCGCGGCCGCCATCCACGCGGCGCTTCCGACGAGCACGCTCACCGTGGTCGACGGCTGCGGTCACGGCATCCCGCTTCAGCGTCCCGAGTGGTTCAGCCGGTTTGTCACGGACTGGCTCGCTTCGGCATCGCCCTGA
- the csrA gene encoding carbon storage regulator CsrA: protein MLVLTRRIGERILIGDDVEVTILDIKGDSIRIGIDAPRTTRIQRAEIVEAVRDENAQAAVVGDEAEQALRAALAGRTEPAT, encoded by the coding sequence ATGCTGGTGTTGACGAGGCGGATCGGTGAGCGCATCCTGATCGGCGACGACGTCGAGGTGACGATCCTCGACATCAAGGGCGACAGCATCCGCATCGGGATCGACGCCCCGCGCACCACGCGCATCCAGCGCGCCGAGATCGTCGAGGCCGTCCGCGACGAGAACGCCCAGGCGGCGGTCGTCGGCGACGAGGCCGAGCAGGCGCTGCGGGCCGCGCTCGCGGGCCGCACCGAACCCGCGACCTGA
- a CDS encoding OmpA/MotB family protein, which yields MSTRRAGRRRGAADHSSGGHDGPDERWMASYLDMVTVLMCLFIVLFAMSSVDQQKFDALRDSLATGFGQEPSDDVDFSGLVLPPELRAEDVGHAANVDADLLAAQAELDDLEDLRAQLEGALDAKGLTGTAEFTIDDRGLTVGLIGAETFFATNSTDLSAKAVSVLDAMGPVLEKVPNEISVEGHADRRDPAAPFPTNWELSSGRATQVLRHLVEVNRLRGDHVQAVGFGAMRPIAEGDDDAALARNRRVDIVVLSDAEEEVRALIPDLVTDDTHS from the coding sequence ATGAGCACGCGCCGCGCAGGCCGCCGACGCGGCGCCGCCGACCACTCCTCCGGGGGCCACGACGGCCCGGACGAGCGCTGGATGGCGTCCTATCTCGACATGGTGACGGTGCTGATGTGCCTGTTCATCGTGCTGTTCGCGATGTCGAGCGTCGATCAGCAGAAGTTCGATGCGCTGCGCGATTCGCTCGCCACCGGCTTCGGGCAGGAGCCCAGCGACGACGTCGACTTCTCCGGCCTCGTGCTGCCGCCCGAGCTGCGCGCGGAGGACGTCGGTCACGCCGCGAACGTCGACGCGGATCTGCTCGCGGCGCAGGCCGAACTGGACGATCTCGAGGACCTGCGCGCGCAGCTCGAGGGCGCGCTCGACGCCAAGGGGCTCACCGGCACGGCCGAGTTCACGATCGACGACCGCGGACTCACGGTCGGCCTGATCGGCGCGGAGACCTTCTTCGCCACGAACAGCACCGACCTCAGCGCCAAGGCGGTCTCCGTGCTCGACGCGATGGGCCCCGTGCTCGAGAAGGTCCCCAACGAGATCTCGGTCGAGGGACACGCGGATCGCCGCGATCCGGCCGCGCCGTTCCCCACCAACTGGGAGCTCTCGTCCGGGCGCGCGACGCAGGTGCTGCGCCATCTCGTCGAGGTCAACCGCCTGCGCGGCGACCACGTGCAGGCCGTCGGCTTCGGTGCGATGCGCCCGATCGCCGAGGGCGACGACGACGCGGCGCTCGCCCGCAACCGCCGCGTCGACATCGTCGTGCTCTCCGACGCCGAGGAGGAGGTGCGCGCCCTCATCCCGGATCTCGTGACCGACGACACGCACTCCTGA
- a CDS encoding motility protein A, with protein sequence MDPAFLIGVVLAFGSLYAMITLEHASLAGLFLPAPMILVFGGTIAVGIASATMRDALVSFKALPRAIRGDRRTAAAMIDQVVEYAEKARAEGLLSLEQLVPDADDPFVRQALQSIADGTDAEELRIVLEDEIASTAARNRTASRFFATLGGYAPTVGIIGTVVSLTHVLEKLDTPDTLGPMIAAAFVATLWGLLSANFMWLPIGNRLQRLGELELERMTLVMEGMLAVQAGSPPHHVGERLQALVADKPVKRADKRESAPVPETADA encoded by the coding sequence ATGGATCCCGCATTCCTCATCGGAGTGGTGCTCGCGTTCGGCTCGCTGTACGCGATGATCACGCTCGAGCACGCGAGCCTCGCCGGGCTGTTCCTGCCGGCGCCGATGATCCTCGTCTTCGGCGGCACGATCGCGGTCGGCATCGCCAGCGCGACCATGCGCGACGCGCTGGTGTCGTTCAAGGCGCTGCCGCGGGCGATCCGCGGCGACCGTCGCACCGCCGCCGCGATGATCGATCAGGTCGTGGAGTACGCCGAGAAGGCGCGCGCCGAGGGCCTGCTCTCGCTCGAGCAGCTCGTGCCCGACGCCGACGACCCGTTCGTGCGGCAGGCGCTGCAGAGCATCGCCGACGGCACGGACGCGGAGGAGCTGCGCATCGTGCTCGAGGACGAGATCGCCTCGACGGCGGCGCGCAACCGCACGGCGTCGCGCTTCTTCGCCACGCTCGGCGGCTACGCCCCCACCGTCGGCATCATCGGCACCGTCGTGTCGCTGACCCACGTGCTCGAGAAGCTCGACACCCCCGACACGCTGGGGCCGATGATCGCGGCCGCGTTCGTCGCGACACTCTGGGGCCTGCTCTCGGCCAACTTCATGTGGCTGCCGATCGGCAACCGGCTGCAGCGCCTCGGAGAGCTGGAGCTCGAGCGCATGACGCTCGTCATGGAGGGCATGCTCGCCGTGCAGGCCGGCAGCCCGCCGCATCACGTGGGCGAGCGCCTGCAGGCCCTCGTCGCCGACAAGCCCGTCAAGCGTGCGGACAAGCGCGAGAGCGCTCCGGTGCCGGAGACCGCGGACGCATGA
- the fliN gene encoding flagellar motor switch protein FliN has product MTPTAHESAVAAAFASRMPTTAEISARASHASGDTGDAVIATYVGETSAELAALVLDPTALVDGVPDASLVDRLHDAIDAAAATLGPGVLGDASIGDASALFSHPQAQIFDLQDEAGRTVGRLAVRVTRTAADTGHLSSRRLQRIAGVEMDLTVEIGRTRMAVRDVLDLTPGRIVELDRSAGAPADIKLNGRLIAHGEIVVVDQDYAVRITRILENAEV; this is encoded by the coding sequence GTGACCCCCACCGCACACGAGTCCGCCGTCGCCGCCGCGTTCGCGTCGCGGATGCCGACGACCGCCGAGATCAGCGCCCGCGCCTCGCACGCGTCCGGCGACACGGGCGACGCCGTGATCGCCACGTACGTCGGGGAGACGAGCGCGGAGCTCGCGGCGCTGGTCCTCGACCCCACCGCCCTCGTCGACGGCGTACCCGATGCATCGCTCGTGGACCGCCTGCACGACGCGATCGACGCGGCCGCCGCCACGCTCGGCCCCGGCGTGCTGGGGGACGCGAGCATCGGCGACGCCTCCGCGCTGTTCTCGCACCCGCAGGCGCAGATCTTCGACCTGCAGGACGAGGCCGGCCGCACCGTCGGACGCCTCGCCGTGCGCGTCACCCGCACGGCGGCGGATACCGGACACCTGTCCTCCCGTCGTCTGCAGCGGATCGCGGGGGTCGAGATGGACCTCACGGTCGAGATCGGACGCACCCGCATGGCGGTGCGCGACGTGCTCGACCTCACGCCCGGCCGGATCGTCGAGCTCGACCGATCGGCCGGAGCGCCCGCCGACATCAAGCTCAACGGGCGCCTCATCGCCCACGGCGAGATCGTCGTCGTCGACCAGGACTACGCGGTGCGGATCACCCGCATCCTCGAGAACGCCGAGGTCTGA
- the fliP gene encoding flagellar type III secretion system pore protein FliP (The bacterial flagellar biogenesis protein FliP forms a type III secretion system (T3SS)-type pore required for flagellar assembly.) gives MRGRPRLAPPRVARARGPREGNVQDHAARAAVVLAVAALVGVTLMLLSPALAHAAPVPPTDPVAPTPVPTPTQGEGVTVEINGINGSPSGSILTLLGITLLSVAPALLLMMSSFTKIFVVLAMARNALSLPSIPPNQVLAGLSLFLSLFIMWPVLTEINTVAVQPYVDGAITFQQAFDLGQGPLREWMLAYTREEDLALMTRASDQPNPDDPASVPMYTLIPAFMISELRAAFIIGFVVFVPFLIIDLVVASALMAMGMMMLPPVMISLPFKILLFILVDGWGLIIRSLLESYGGGG, from the coding sequence ATGAGGGGCCGCCCGCGTCTCGCGCCGCCGCGCGTCGCACGCGCGCGCGGCCCTCGCGAGGGGAACGTGCAGGATCACGCGGCGCGCGCCGCCGTGGTCCTCGCCGTGGCGGCGCTGGTGGGCGTGACGCTGATGCTGCTGTCGCCGGCACTGGCGCACGCGGCGCCGGTGCCGCCCACCGACCCCGTCGCCCCCACCCCCGTGCCGACGCCCACGCAGGGCGAGGGGGTGACGGTCGAGATCAACGGCATCAACGGGTCGCCCTCGGGGTCGATCCTCACGCTGCTCGGCATCACGCTGCTGTCTGTCGCCCCCGCGCTGCTGCTGATGATGTCGTCGTTCACGAAGATCTTCGTGGTGCTGGCGATGGCCCGCAACGCGCTCTCGCTGCCGTCGATCCCGCCGAACCAGGTGCTCGCCGGCCTGTCGCTGTTCCTGTCGCTGTTCATCATGTGGCCCGTGCTGACCGAGATCAACACGGTCGCGGTGCAGCCGTATGTCGACGGCGCGATCACGTTCCAGCAGGCGTTCGATCTGGGACAGGGGCCGCTGCGGGAGTGGATGCTCGCCTACACGCGCGAGGAGGACCTCGCGCTGATGACGCGGGCGTCCGACCAGCCCAACCCCGACGATCCGGCAAGCGTGCCGATGTACACGCTCATCCCGGCGTTCATGATCTCGGAGCTGCGGGCCGCGTTCATCATCGGCTTCGTCGTGTTCGTGCCGTTCCTCATCATCGACCTCGTCGTCGCGTCGGCGCTCATGGCGATGGGCATGATGATGCTGCCGCCCGTCATGATCTCGCTGCCGTTCAAGATCCTGCTGTTCATCCTCGTCGACGGGTGGGGCCTGATCATCCGCTCGCTGCTGGAGTCCTACGGGGGCGGCGGATGA